Proteins encoded together in one Priestia aryabhattai window:
- a CDS encoding NUDIX hydrolase has translation MKDNTTITKVMAYITRFNSRRTELLVYKHKNYPEAGIQVPAGTVEDDETIEEALYREIKEESGLIDFLSVNKLKTYVYRHEGKSQYHERHVFHLKAKGETSERWEYKVNSEGEDAGLIFSYYWVPIQAIPKLAANQDDCIDQLFL, from the coding sequence GTGAAGGATAACACCACTATAACAAAAGTTATGGCTTACATAACTAGGTTTAATAGTCGTCGTACAGAGTTGTTAGTTTATAAACACAAAAATTATCCAGAAGCAGGAATTCAAGTTCCAGCAGGTACTGTAGAAGACGACGAAACAATTGAGGAAGCTTTATATAGAGAGATCAAAGAAGAGTCTGGATTAATCGATTTTTTATCGGTGAACAAATTGAAAACATATGTTTATCGTCATGAAGGTAAAAGCCAGTATCATGAGCGACATGTTTTTCATTTAAAAGCTAAAGGAGAAACTTCAGAACGGTGGGAATATAAGGTTAACTCTGAAGGCGAAGATGCGGGGTTAATCTTTTCGTATTATTGGGTTCCTATTCAAGCTATTCCCAAACTAGCTGCAAATCAAGATGACTGCATTGATCAGTTATTCTTATAG
- a CDS encoding MBL fold metallo-hydrolase, translating to MNMIQLSKHVFKCEFEIDVPLSIPVNIWFIKHGHDVYIVDTGIEKFVDDQIKAATSIGNPRAILLTHGHSDHIQGAAKWIRDFDIPIYAHENELPYINGEVPYPNKNILEETGVKNRVRPLTEQALADIPLRYYLTPGHCPGHVIYHHKEDNVLLAGDLFITSNKELHPPIRKFSVNMNTNIDSGAIIDKIRPNLIASSHGQDLLYHPNLYKKYAFCYRD from the coding sequence ATGAACATGATTCAATTATCTAAACACGTGTTTAAATGTGAATTCGAAATTGATGTACCGCTTTCGATACCGGTTAATATTTGGTTCATTAAACATGGTCATGACGTCTACATTGTTGATACGGGTATAGAAAAGTTCGTAGATGATCAAATTAAAGCAGCTACGTCTATAGGAAATCCAAGAGCTATTTTGTTAACCCACGGCCACAGCGATCATATTCAAGGAGCTGCCAAATGGATAAGGGATTTTGACATCCCGATTTACGCACACGAAAATGAATTGCCTTATATTAATGGGGAAGTTCCATATCCTAATAAAAATATACTTGAAGAGACAGGAGTTAAAAATAGAGTAAGGCCGTTAACAGAACAAGCACTTGCCGATATTCCTTTACGTTATTATTTAACACCTGGTCATTGTCCTGGTCACGTTATCTATCACCATAAAGAAGATAATGTACTATTAGCAGGAGATCTCTTTATAACAAGTAATAAAGAATTACATCCACCCATCCGCAAATTTAGTGTAAACATGAATACAAATATAGACAGCGGTGCTATTATAGATAAAATTAGACCAAATTTAATTGCATCTTCACATGGACAAGATTTATTGTATCATCCTAATTTATATAAAAAATATGCATTTTGTTACAGAGACTAA
- a CDS encoding YkvA family protein, whose translation MFNQLRLWARRLKKHLFILYLAYKDERVSWYTKLFTACVVAYAFSPIDLIPDFIPILGYIDDIIIVPLGIMLALKLLPKSVIDECAIKAEEIIQNEKPKNWVVGSIIIIVWLFIFMWSCLAIFKLLT comes from the coding sequence ATGTTTAATCAATTAAGGCTATGGGCTAGAAGGTTAAAAAAGCATCTATTTATCTTATATTTAGCTTATAAAGATGAACGAGTATCTTGGTATACAAAATTATTTACTGCTTGTGTTGTTGCGTATGCCTTCAGTCCAATTGATTTAATTCCTGATTTTATCCCGATTTTAGGCTATATTGACGATATAATCATTGTTCCTTTAGGAATTATGCTTGCTTTGAAACTGCTACCTAAAAGCGTAATAGATGAGTGTGCAATAAAAGCAGAAGAGATTATCCAAAATGAAAAACCAAAAAATTGGGTTGTTGGTTCAATTATTATCATAGTATGGTTATTCATTTTTATGTGGAGCTGTTTGGCTATTTTTAAATTATTAACCTGA
- a CDS encoding YdcF family protein — translation MQKIKGKRIKISIFMLGLGVIFFLFAGKELVVNEKPVKSDVIIVLSGDNDRLEKGIKLYKKGYASYLILSNGQENNFYQQAKDSGIPEDSIILENHATSTTENAKFTKKIMMSYHFQSAIVVSSNYHMKRVEKNFNKEFKDTQIQLTYCSSGSRYYNPKRWWETALSRKVTYTEYVKLIGNYFGFSGKKSKELLREFI, via the coding sequence ATGCAAAAAATTAAAGGTAAAAGGATAAAAATTAGTATATTCATGCTGGGATTAGGGGTTATTTTCTTCCTGTTTGCCGGGAAAGAGCTTGTGGTAAACGAAAAGCCTGTAAAATCTGACGTGATTATTGTGTTAAGTGGTGATAATGATCGACTGGAGAAAGGAATTAAATTATATAAAAAAGGCTATGCGTCTTATTTAATCCTTTCGAATGGTCAAGAGAATAATTTTTATCAGCAGGCCAAAGACTCTGGGATACCTGAGGATTCAATTATTTTAGAAAATCACGCTACAAGTACTACAGAAAACGCTAAATTCACCAAAAAAATAATGATGAGCTACCATTTTCAATCCGCTATCGTTGTTTCTTCAAACTATCATATGAAAAGGGTAGAAAAAAACTTTAATAAAGAATTTAAGGATACCCAAATCCAATTAACCTATTGTTCTAGTGGAAGCCGTTATTATAATCCCAAAAGATGGTGGGAAACGGCTTTAAGCAGAAAAGTTACCTACACAGAGTACGTAAAACTTATTGGTAATTATTTTGGTTTCAGCGGGAAGAAATCTAAAGAATTATTAAGGGAATTTATCTAA
- a CDS encoding DUF998 domain-containing protein produces MYISKRFGILSWFATCLYFLIEPFFILTSAAPYSFLNHAMSDLGVTSCGNYTYSIAPHEICSPHHFWMNVLFVINGLTLSIGVLYISQNLKKITLLATAFILILALGNIASGFIPADINLFWHSIIAQLGMVTVLAGLWMYASSLKSGKYWTYGGLVSLLVILIIIMFVFFAPMPTGLLQRLFYLVIFIWGTVLSFILSK; encoded by the coding sequence CTGTATATATCGAAAAGGTTTGGTATTTTAAGCTGGTTTGCTACTTGCTTGTATTTTTTGATTGAACCATTCTTTATTTTGACTTCAGCTGCTCCCTACAGTTTTTTAAATCACGCAATGAGTGATCTTGGCGTCACTTCTTGCGGAAACTACACCTATTCAATTGCACCTCATGAAATTTGCTCTCCTCACCATTTCTGGATGAACGTATTGTTTGTTATAAACGGTTTAACACTTTCAATTGGTGTTTTGTACATTTCACAAAACCTAAAGAAAATAACCCTACTAGCAACAGCTTTTATTCTTATATTAGCTTTAGGCAATATTGCTTCTGGCTTTATACCGGCTGATATAAATTTATTTTGGCATTCAATAATCGCTCAACTTGGCATGGTTACTGTTTTAGCAGGTCTTTGGATGTATGCATCATCTTTAAAAAGCGGCAAGTATTGGACTTATGGCGGCTTAGTCTCCTTACTAGTCATCCTTATAATCATTATGTTTGTATTTTTTGCTCCTATGCCTACCGGTCTACTGCAAAGATTATTCTATTTAGTAATTTTTATATGGGGCACCGTGCTTTCCTTTATTTTGAGCAAATAA
- a CDS encoding diguanylate cyclase, whose product MLFKTTTQKNMIFPLLLLKVLLFVLVFQHNKVVAFLLLFATLYSLLSLFIRYEFKIDKNTLTYKAYILRFKVYEKAVKPMDIKRIVFKRVSWKTKLAIVRVENGWNMRISLFNPPNVFKELETFADEFNIDVQKTSDYKLLEKTS is encoded by the coding sequence ATGTTATTTAAAACTACTACTCAAAAAAATATGATTTTTCCTTTATTGCTGTTGAAGGTTTTATTATTCGTTCTAGTGTTTCAACATAATAAAGTAGTTGCCTTTTTACTTCTTTTTGCTACTCTTTATTCGTTGCTTTCACTTTTTATAAGGTATGAATTTAAAATAGACAAAAATACTTTAACCTATAAAGCATATATATTAAGGTTTAAAGTATATGAAAAAGCAGTTAAACCAATGGACATTAAAAGAATCGTGTTTAAGCGCGTAAGTTGGAAAACAAAATTAGCAATAGTCCGAGTGGAAAACGGCTGGAATATGCGAATATCGTTATTTAATCCACCAAACGTTTTTAAGGAGTTAGAAACATTTGCAGACGAATTTAATATAGATGTTCAGAAAACATCAGATTATAAACTTCTAGAGAAAACCTCTTGA
- a CDS encoding DinB family protein — MYSTISDFIKEWNNEAILTQKVLDSLTDDSLEQQVYPEGRTLGRIAWHFTTNIPDYLTEFGLSIDRIESTVSVPSSAQEIAITFKNVSSHAAKIIEQQWTDESLKDTQEAFGRQQSNATILMGLIKHIVHHRGQITVLMRQAGLKPAGVYGPPKEDWVHLGVDNPPL; from the coding sequence ATGTATAGTACCATTTCAGATTTTATCAAAGAATGGAACAATGAAGCTATACTAACCCAAAAAGTGTTGGATAGCTTGACAGATGATTCATTAGAACAACAAGTGTATCCTGAAGGACGTACGTTAGGAAGAATTGCCTGGCATTTTACAACAAATATTCCGGATTACCTAACTGAGTTTGGGTTAAGTATAGACAGGATAGAAAGTACGGTAAGCGTTCCATCTTCAGCACAGGAAATTGCCATAACCTTTAAAAATGTAAGTTCTCACGCTGCTAAAATTATCGAACAGCAATGGACAGATGAATCTCTAAAAGATACACAAGAAGCGTTCGGAAGACAGCAATCAAATGCTACAATCTTAATGGGACTAATCAAGCATATTGTTCATCATCGAGGCCAGATCACAGTTCTTATGCGCCAAGCAGGACTAAAACCTGCTGGAGTTTATGGGCCCCCAAAAGAAGATTGGGTTCATTTAGGTGTTGATAATCCACCGCTTTAA
- a CDS encoding DUF3885 domain-containing protein, which yields MNTTNLSSFLEKYFRGLILRPALFYSWKYSIRFEISDPLLPYYDKQYLKQAFHRSIKLFDKTFGEEDDILFITDVHSTKKDIFLRKRPLNVYSKYVKDKKRLYQLNHQLLAGVFQEEDDQSVTHRFALSCKKKELKYAQLLKAISYEDFAHPSTILKNNPQSGYDIYFVNLSKKIIFHLYDDRGCDVLAPNKEAIFFLYEEYNHWILDYDREEVDLLFK from the coding sequence ATGAACACTACTAATCTATCTTCATTTTTAGAGAAATATTTTAGAGGACTAATTTTAAGACCTGCCTTGTTTTATTCTTGGAAATATAGCATTCGCTTTGAAATATCAGATCCGTTACTACCATACTACGACAAGCAATACTTGAAGCAGGCTTTTCATCGATCCATTAAACTATTTGACAAGACATTTGGAGAGGAAGATGACATTCTTTTTATTACGGACGTACATTCTACCAAAAAAGATATTTTTCTCCGAAAGAGACCTTTAAACGTATATTCAAAATACGTAAAAGATAAAAAGCGGCTATACCAATTAAACCATCAGCTTTTAGCGGGTGTATTCCAAGAAGAAGATGACCAATCTGTCACTCATCGCTTTGCACTTTCTTGTAAGAAAAAAGAATTAAAATATGCACAACTTTTAAAAGCCATTAGTTATGAAGACTTTGCTCATCCATCTACTATTCTTAAAAACAACCCGCAAAGTGGCTATGATATTTATTTTGTTAACCTTTCTAAGAAAATCATTTTTCATTTATATGATGATCGTGGATGTGATGTTTTAGCTCCTAATAAAGAAGCTATATTTTTTCTTTATGAAGAATATAATCATTGGATTTTAGATTATGATCGAGAAGAAGTCGATCTTTTGTTTAAATGA
- a CDS encoding LysR family transcriptional regulator has protein sequence MEIKQLITFKTAAENLNFTYTAKILNFAQSSVTAQIKALENELETPLFERLGKRLVLTEAGREFKRYADKMIQLTKEAKNAVSGVEEPTGTLIIGSSESQCTYRLPPILKEFKDQFPKVKMIFKPIYSQEQTRAQLLDGTLDIAFTMEPIQHQDANLHMQCLVEEKLTIIASPEHPLADKAEIYLEDLEHETLLYTESGCSYRVVLENLFREAGICTSTKFEFVSVEAIKQCVMLDLGIAILPEVVVKAEVEKGILKELVCTKVDTPLYTQMFWHKDKFMSLPLQSFIQLACNTFSLDYRGVEIKNL, from the coding sequence ATCGAAATAAAACAACTGATTACATTCAAAACAGCTGCAGAAAACTTAAATTTTACATATACGGCTAAAATTTTGAATTTCGCTCAATCCAGTGTTACCGCTCAAATAAAAGCTCTTGAAAATGAACTTGAAACGCCTTTGTTTGAACGGCTAGGAAAGCGTTTAGTTCTAACAGAGGCCGGTAGAGAATTTAAAAGGTATGCCGATAAAATGATTCAATTGACTAAGGAAGCAAAAAACGCTGTAAGTGGAGTGGAGGAACCTACAGGTACGCTTATTATTGGATCTTCAGAAAGCCAGTGCACGTATAGATTGCCTCCAATATTGAAAGAGTTTAAGGACCAATTCCCAAAGGTTAAAATGATTTTTAAACCCATTTACTCACAAGAACAAACAAGAGCACAGCTGCTAGATGGAACTCTTGATATTGCTTTTACAATGGAGCCTATTCAGCATCAAGATGCAAATCTACATATGCAATGTCTTGTTGAAGAAAAATTAACAATTATAGCTTCTCCTGAGCACCCTTTAGCTGATAAAGCGGAAATTTATTTAGAAGATCTTGAGCATGAAACTCTTTTGTATACTGAATCAGGGTGTTCATATCGTGTAGTATTGGAAAACTTGTTTCGTGAGGCGGGTATTTGTACATCAACTAAATTTGAATTTGTAAGTGTGGAAGCTATTAAGCAATGTGTGATGTTAGATTTAGGTATTGCTATATTGCCTGAAGTAGTAGTAAAAGCAGAGGTTGAGAAAGGCATATTAAAAGAGTTAGTTTGTACTAAAGTTGATACGCCTCTTTATACACAAATGTTTTGGCATAAAGACAAATTTATGTCTCTTCCTTTACAATCTTTTATTCAATTGGCTTGTAATACCTTTAGCTTAGATTATAGAGGTGTTGAAATTAAGAATCTCTAG
- a CDS encoding alpha/beta fold hydrolase, translated as MEVRVNQIELNGLTFQYREAGKASAPAIVALHALGMSAESWDEVAPVLGKEYRFLALDQRGHGGSERTGTYTFELMCDDLLQFVNAMKLESFTLMGHSMGGTVSYLFSEAFPSRVERLIVEDTPPPFTGEKFEIPSKPPGSLPFDWEVVPSILQQLNNPNPNWWASLTDIIAPTLIIGGGASHIPQDKLQEVSKRIPNCKFVTIEGAGHEVHTGNLTNFLTAVKSFLDS; from the coding sequence TTGGAAGTACGAGTGAATCAAATTGAGCTAAACGGTTTAACTTTTCAATATCGAGAGGCTGGGAAAGCCTCAGCACCCGCTATTGTTGCACTTCACGCTTTAGGAATGAGTGCAGAATCGTGGGACGAAGTAGCACCTGTATTAGGAAAGGAATATCGGTTTTTAGCTTTAGATCAGCGGGGACACGGTGGAAGCGAAAGAACCGGCACGTATACGTTTGAACTCATGTGTGATGACTTGCTTCAGTTTGTAAATGCGATGAAATTGGAGAGCTTTACGTTAATGGGTCATTCTATGGGTGGCACGGTATCCTATCTTTTTTCCGAGGCGTTTCCATCAAGGGTAGAACGGTTAATTGTTGAAGATACACCTCCACCTTTTACAGGAGAGAAGTTCGAAATCCCTTCCAAACCTCCTGGTTCTCTACCGTTTGACTGGGAGGTTGTACCTTCGATTCTTCAACAATTGAACAATCCGAACCCTAATTGGTGGGCAAGCCTTACAGATATAATCGCACCTACTCTCATCATAGGAGGAGGAGCCAGTCATATTCCTCAAGATAAATTGCAGGAAGTTTCTAAACGCATTCCAAATTGCAAGTTCGTAACGATAGAAGGGGCTGGACATGAGGTGCATACAGGAAACTTAACAAACTTCTTAACAGCTGTGAAAAGCTTCCTTGATTCGTGA
- a CDS encoding DUF4825 domain-containing protein has translation MKYFKVLFCLILLISVGITGCSSKEEVTSISTVDVKKLKEHGGTYVGDNSNAVAIIRALPGGETFKEIDLHNKAPKIIYGTKAGSLSEDETLKYWFDDKNTLEKNFLYNAIYLTILVPNAEGYSFKIDNQKFSVSREEMEQFISKNIHTLSDSNELFGKEKTQQFIDDNNEKIIKQLNQKLFENNFLRVFL, from the coding sequence ATGAAATATTTTAAGGTACTTTTTTGTTTAATATTATTAATCTCTGTAGGCATAACCGGCTGTTCTTCAAAAGAAGAAGTCACAAGTATTAGTACTGTTGATGTAAAAAAGCTTAAAGAGCACGGCGGAACTTATGTTGGAGATAATTCTAACGCGGTAGCTATTATAAGAGCGTTGCCTGGAGGAGAAACTTTTAAAGAAATCGATTTACATAATAAAGCACCAAAAATAATTTATGGTACTAAAGCGGGTTCTTTATCAGAAGATGAAACATTAAAATATTGGTTTGACGATAAGAATACATTAGAGAAAAACTTTCTTTACAATGCTATTTATCTAACAATATTAGTGCCTAATGCTGAAGGTTACAGCTTTAAAATAGACAATCAAAAATTTTCAGTGTCTAGAGAAGAAATGGAACAGTTTATTTCAAAAAACATTCACACTTTATCAGATAGCAATGAGTTATTTGGTAAAGAGAAAACACAGCAATTTATAGATGATAACAATGAGAAGATAATAAAACAGTTAAATCAGAAGCTATTCGAGAACAATTTTTTAAGGGTATTTCTATAG
- a CDS encoding alpha/beta hydrolase, with product MNEQILKIDNVEICTESFGNPKNPAVLLIMGAMSSLDWWDEDFCLRLAERDRFVIRYDHRDLGRSTTYPPGTSNYTITDMADDAVGVLDAYSVGKAHIVGMSLGGMIGQILALRYPERIDSLTLIASSVFGTEAEKLPPMDQRILDYHTKSTSIDWSNQEATVHYLAGGWKTLSGTKPYEKERMYKLAKREAARAKQLPSRFNHVLLQGGGQYYDRSNEITIPALIIHGTKDPALPYAHGLALANAISHAKLIALEGAGHEIHSEDWTQIIESIVGISS from the coding sequence ATGAATGAACAGATACTAAAAATTGATAACGTGGAGATTTGTACAGAAAGTTTTGGGAATCCTAAAAACCCTGCTGTACTTTTAATAATGGGAGCGATGTCCTCGCTAGATTGGTGGGATGAAGACTTCTGTCTTCGCCTCGCTGAACGGGATAGATTTGTTATTCGTTACGACCATCGTGATCTAGGCCGATCTACCACTTACCCACCCGGTACTTCTAACTATACAATAACGGATATGGCTGATGACGCAGTGGGCGTTTTAGATGCTTATTCTGTAGGAAAAGCTCATATTGTGGGCATGTCTTTGGGCGGGATGATAGGCCAAATCCTTGCTCTTAGATATCCGGAACGTATAGACTCCCTTACTTTAATTGCATCAAGCGTATTTGGAACGGAAGCGGAAAAATTGCCGCCAATGGATCAGCGCATACTTGATTATCACACGAAGAGCACTTCCATAGACTGGTCAAATCAAGAGGCAACCGTTCACTACCTAGCAGGTGGATGGAAAACTTTAAGTGGAACAAAACCTTATGAAAAGGAAAGAATGTATAAGTTAGCAAAAAGAGAAGCTGCCCGCGCCAAACAGCTGCCGAGTAGATTTAACCATGTTTTGCTTCAAGGAGGAGGCCAATATTATGACAGATCGAATGAAATTACTATACCTGCGCTTATAATTCATGGAACAAAAGATCCAGCGCTGCCATACGCACATGGGCTTGCTCTCGCAAATGCTATTTCTCATGCTAAATTAATAGCTCTTGAGGGTGCAGGACATGAAATCCATAGTGAGGACTGGACACAAATTATCGAATCAATTGTAGGGATTAGCTCCTAA
- a CDS encoding SDR family oxidoreductase — protein MKRLINKIAIVTGASRAQGIGTEICRELAREGADVFFTHWSKYDRSMNYFIEDDFNWSKHLMEEIRSLGVRCESMELDLSESAAPKKLLDAVQHKLGSPSILVNNATHSVDVDFRSIDADTLDAHYNVNVRGTCLLTVEFARQIEGKHGGRIINMVSGQDKSPEPGNLAYVATKGAVSTFTKSVAIELAPLKITVNAVDPGPTNSGWMNSELKEALLPKFPMGRLGEPRDAARLIVFLASEEAEWITGQIIHSDGGFW, from the coding sequence ATGAAACGATTAATAAATAAAATTGCGATTGTTACTGGCGCTAGTCGAGCCCAGGGTATCGGTACTGAGATATGTCGGGAATTAGCTAGAGAAGGGGCAGATGTTTTTTTCACTCATTGGTCAAAATATGATCGTTCGATGAATTATTTCATTGAGGATGATTTCAATTGGTCGAAGCATCTTATGGAGGAAATTCGCAGTCTAGGAGTACGATGTGAATCAATGGAATTGGACTTATCCGAAAGCGCTGCACCAAAAAAGCTACTTGATGCAGTTCAACACAAACTGGGTTCTCCATCAATTCTTGTAAATAATGCAACACATTCTGTGGACGTAGATTTTCGTTCTATAGATGCTGATACTCTCGACGCTCATTATAACGTGAATGTTAGAGGAACATGTCTTTTAACAGTTGAGTTTGCTAGACAAATTGAAGGTAAGCACGGCGGTCGAATTATTAATATGGTGTCAGGTCAAGATAAGTCACCTGAACCTGGAAATTTGGCTTATGTTGCAACCAAAGGTGCGGTTTCTACATTTACTAAATCAGTCGCTATTGAATTAGCACCTCTTAAAATTACTGTCAATGCTGTAGATCCTGGACCAACTAACAGTGGGTGGATGAACAGTGAGTTGAAGGAAGCTTTACTGCCGAAGTTCCCGATGGGTCGACTTGGTGAGCCTAGAGATGCCGCCAGATTGATTGTCTTTTTAGCAAGTGAAGAAGCGGAATGGATTACCGGACAAATTATCCACTCAGATGGAGGCTTTTGGTGA
- a CDS encoding GNAT family N-acetyltransferase, which produces MQIINIKEHVEYKDKAIEYIQSKWASKDSLKLYEDCITYSLKTNSRLPVWYLLENQGKIIGCAGLITNDFISRMDLWPWVCALYIEENYRGNSLDEKLLLKLKEDTKNAGFDNLYLCTDHVGYYEKYDFSYIDMFNKAKVKS; this is translated from the coding sequence ATGCAAATCATTAATATTAAAGAACATGTAGAGTATAAAGATAAAGCTATCGAATATATTCAGAGTAAATGGGCGAGTAAAGATAGTTTAAAACTTTATGAAGACTGTATTACATATAGCTTAAAAACAAATAGTCGTCTTCCAGTCTGGTATCTGTTAGAAAATCAAGGGAAAATTATTGGCTGCGCAGGGCTTATTACCAATGATTTTATAAGTCGTATGGATTTATGGCCCTGGGTATGTGCTCTTTATATTGAAGAGAATTATCGAGGTAATTCCTTGGATGAAAAACTTCTATTGAAACTGAAAGAAGATACGAAAAATGCCGGGTTTGATAATCTTTATTTATGCACAGACCACGTTGGATACTATGAAAAGTATGATTTTTCATATATAGATATGTTTAATAAAGCTAAAGTTAAGAGCTGA
- a CDS encoding class I adenylate-forming enzyme family protein, with translation MYTLGELLEQRAKQSAEKEALIWSTSFYTFKEYNERVNQLAHYLLSHSVKKGDRIAILCQNNHPFPTILLAALRIGAVAVPISWQLTKYEIIDILDSAEPKIIFYDQKFNEVIPFESEILNNVVTVQVGRKNSVDTVEEYDEIFSTYSTQNPNIHVSQDDLAMLLFTSGTTGNAKGCMIEHGHVYSYIQPSSQRIDYKEDGRFLASHPFYHMSSINNILKSASNGMGLFLLSDPTSEIIWETIKTHKITMMLAFPSMYMQMLEIVKNADPKKSSLKVAIAGGAKVPAYLIEEYKKLGISMIQGYGSTEAWTVSVWTPDMGNEKIESAGKPLSGVEVKIVDPYSGKEVKTGEAGEIIIKSPYSFKGYWHNQEATDKVLRDGWFYMGDAGKIDHDGFLYIMGRYKDVIVYGGDNIYPDQVEEIIEQINTVIEAAVIGVEDPVYGEKPRAYVVKDPDSPLTKEDILNYCRDRLASYKIPEVYFIDKLPKNQLGKVLKRKLKDKIFN, from the coding sequence ATGTATACACTTGGAGAACTATTAGAGCAAAGGGCTAAACAATCTGCTGAAAAAGAGGCCTTAATTTGGAGCACGTCTTTTTACACATTTAAAGAATATAATGAACGTGTCAATCAACTTGCTCATTATCTCTTAAGCCATAGTGTTAAAAAAGGAGATCGAATTGCAATTCTTTGTCAAAATAATCATCCGTTTCCTACCATTCTGCTAGCTGCATTAAGAATTGGAGCCGTAGCGGTTCCCATTAGCTGGCAGCTTACGAAGTATGAAATTATAGATATTTTAGATAGTGCAGAACCTAAAATTATTTTCTACGATCAAAAATTTAATGAGGTCATTCCTTTTGAATCTGAAATATTAAATAACGTTGTGACTGTACAAGTAGGTAGAAAAAATAGCGTGGATACAGTTGAAGAATATGATGAAATTTTTTCTACTTACTCTACACAAAATCCAAATATACATGTCTCCCAAGATGACCTAGCTATGCTTCTTTTTACTTCTGGAACAACTGGTAACGCAAAAGGCTGTATGATTGAGCATGGTCACGTGTATTCTTATATACAACCGTCAAGTCAACGAATAGACTACAAAGAGGATGGTCGATTTCTTGCCTCGCATCCTTTTTATCATATGAGTTCTATTAATAATATTTTGAAATCTGCTTCCAATGGAATGGGGTTATTCCTATTGTCAGATCCTACATCAGAAATCATTTGGGAAACGATTAAAACTCATAAAATTACTATGATGTTAGCGTTTCCTTCTATGTATATGCAAATGCTTGAAATAGTAAAAAATGCAGATCCAAAGAAATCTTCGCTAAAGGTTGCTATTGCTGGAGGGGCAAAAGTTCCTGCTTATCTTATCGAGGAGTATAAAAAATTAGGAATTAGTATGATACAAGGGTATGGAAGTACAGAAGCATGGACAGTTAGTGTATGGACACCGGACATGGGGAATGAAAAAATCGAATCAGCAGGTAAGCCTCTTTCCGGTGTGGAAGTGAAGATTGTTGATCCCTACTCAGGAAAAGAAGTAAAAACAGGAGAAGCTGGAGAGATTATTATAAAAAGTCCCTATTCTTTTAAAGGCTATTGGCATAATCAAGAGGCAACTGACAAAGTGCTTCGAGATGGTTGGTTCTATATGGGGGACGCTGGAAAGATAGACCACGATGGCTTTTTGTATATTATGGGACGTTATAAAGACGTTATTGTATATGGCGGCGATAATATCTATCCAGATCAGGTCGAAGAAATAATTGAGCAAATAAATACCGTTATAGAAGCTGCTGTAATAGGGGTAGAAGATCCTGTCTATGGGGAAAAACCCAGAGCATATGTGGTAAAAGATCCTGATTCTCCTTTAACAAAAGAAGATATTCTAAACTATTGCAGGGATCGTTTGGCAAGTTACAAAATTCCAGAAGTTTATTTTATTGATAAACTTCCTAAAAACCAACTCGGCAAAGTATTAAAAAGGAAACTGAAGGATAAAATTTTTAACTGA